In a genomic window of Holophagaceae bacterium:
- a CDS encoding kinase/pyrophosphorylase, translating to MEFLPSDYACSMDQHPIYILSGGSGETAMRMVAAALTQFHSGDVSVLRRFQNVYTQEDIERILQLAAEKRAVIVHTIVSREQRIFLDRRCADLRLTQVDLFGDLLNTLGLYLRESPDERPGLFHAVGDRYFKRIEAIEFALKYDDGADLSGIATADIVLVGLSRTSKTPLSMYLAMEGYRVMNVPLVPGVPVSPDLDKIPQGRIVGLTIQPDRLQEIRLNRLSRLGAGGFADKYSDMGHILEELTYAEGVFRQHRRWPLIDVTGKSIEETAGLVLDRVFGKERAV from the coding sequence ATGGAATTCCTGCCCTCAGATTACGCTTGTTCCATGGATCAGCATCCCATCTACATCCTGTCCGGGGGTTCCGGCGAAACCGCCATGCGCATGGTGGCCGCCGCGCTCACGCAGTTCCACTCCGGCGATGTCTCGGTCCTGCGGCGTTTCCAGAACGTCTACACCCAGGAGGACATCGAGCGGATCCTGCAATTGGCCGCGGAAAAGCGGGCTGTGATCGTCCACACCATCGTGAGCCGGGAGCAGCGCATCTTCCTCGACCGGCGCTGCGCGGACCTGCGGCTCACCCAGGTGGATCTCTTCGGGGACCTGCTCAACACCCTGGGACTCTACTTGCGGGAGAGCCCCGACGAACGCCCGGGCCTGTTCCACGCGGTGGGCGACCGCTATTTCAAGCGCATCGAAGCCATCGAATTCGCCTTGAAGTACGACGACGGCGCCGACCTTTCGGGCATCGCCACCGCGGACATCGTGCTGGTGGGCCTTTCCCGCACCAGCAAGACACCCCTTTCCATGTATCTCGCCATGGAGGGCTACCGGGTCATGAACGTGCCCCTGGTGCCCGGCGTGCCTGTCTCGCCGGACCTGGACAAGATCCCCCAGGGCCGCATCGTGGGTCTCACCATCCAGCCTGACCGGCTGCAGGAGATCCGACTGAACCGCCTGTCGCGGCTTGGCGCGGGCGGGTTCGCGGACAAGTACAGCGACATGGGGCACATCCTGGAAGAACTCACCTACGCCGAGGGCGTCTTCAGGCAGCACCGCCGCTGGCCGCTCATCGATGTGACGGGGAAGAGCATCGAAGAGACCGCGGGCCTCGTGCTGGACCGCGTCTTCGGCAAGGAGAGGGCGGTATGA
- a CDS encoding polysaccharide deacetylase family protein codes for MKKTLALLLFAVLVLGGIAIGWIAQSRPRVIPAITAQARLKELIAHPKAKPDAEPLLAVLHEALVGYRRLIVLFANEKSLQSGEREPIDRIGHAIYYDNQARSAVLEQAMAVVAASPHNTRFSVMDEVLTWIEAGEGLYDADRLAFREDLRALLQGVAQDQSLPAVKLHRRISEDLSALDEIEALYDKELKQIFGRFEERGIAIQRQRWDDYVAKLSALISREQILKDYGIIIPYPPKTGLADDSLEITGKSLPAKTLMLTFDDGPHGTYTEEIAMVLKQYGVPGLFFELGENLGTIGADGQAKPGRLAAVSRKLVEAGYQLGNHSFSHANFAKQDDAALRDEALRTAVLLKAIQGDGSHLFRFPYGAHSRTALGTLEGIHLRSMLWNIDSLDWADPVPNSIADRVFREIDREQRGIVLFHDINARTVRALPGILDRLIADGYRFATWDGTGFKVGEATLPASAKTVPTTGYRDSWALVVGIDEYAKWPKLQYAVRDAEAVRRDLVEKFGFAKDHVFMLKNQEATRAAILNVLNGQLGSSSLQRDDRVFVFFAGHGATRKLSSGRDLGYLVPVDSDPANVATDAIPMTELQNIAEAIPAKHALFIMDSCYSGLGLTRGGPSQNFLRENAKRIGRQMLTAGGADQMVSDGGPGGHSIFTWTLLQGLSGKADLNGDSFITATELVAYIAPAVSCVSKQTPAFGSLPGSEGGEFVFELPAENEFLSPGTKQLESAAIALNQKLDARFEMIKQQGAAKAPAPVMVKTLEGGEAKLVAGKPVAMAPRRSAQRANDRGLQAFREKRYADAEAEFTEALKLRPDFALAANNLGFVYYKQDKFAESVRWFENTLRMDPSRAIAYCNLGDAYAKLGDKEKARKAIQTFLELAPSAPNADYAKGMLKQL; via the coding sequence ATGAAAAAGACACTCGCTTTGTTGCTGTTTGCCGTGCTTGTCCTTGGAGGGATTGCCATCGGCTGGATCGCGCAGAGCAGGCCCCGCGTTATTCCCGCCATCACCGCCCAGGCCCGGCTGAAGGAGCTGATAGCGCACCCCAAGGCCAAGCCTGATGCGGAGCCGCTCCTGGCTGTGCTGCACGAAGCACTGGTGGGGTACAGGAGGCTCATCGTGCTCTTCGCGAATGAAAAATCGCTGCAGTCCGGGGAACGCGAACCCATAGATCGCATCGGGCACGCCATCTACTATGACAACCAGGCCCGCTCGGCCGTTCTGGAGCAGGCCATGGCAGTGGTGGCGGCCTCACCACACAACACGCGGTTCTCAGTGATGGATGAAGTGCTCACTTGGATCGAGGCGGGCGAGGGGCTATACGACGCCGACCGGCTGGCCTTTCGTGAAGATCTCCGGGCGCTCCTGCAAGGGGTCGCACAGGATCAGTCACTGCCGGCGGTGAAGCTGCACCGAAGGATCTCCGAGGACCTATCCGCCCTCGACGAGATTGAGGCCCTCTACGATAAGGAATTGAAGCAGATCTTCGGGCGCTTCGAGGAGCGTGGTATTGCGATTCAGCGCCAGCGTTGGGACGACTATGTGGCCAAGTTGAGCGCGCTTATCTCCCGGGAGCAGATCCTTAAGGACTACGGCATCATCATTCCCTACCCGCCCAAGACCGGCTTGGCGGATGATTCGCTGGAGATTACGGGCAAGTCGCTCCCCGCCAAGACCCTGATGCTCACCTTCGACGACGGGCCGCATGGAACCTATACCGAAGAAATCGCCATGGTCCTCAAGCAGTACGGTGTGCCCGGGCTGTTTTTCGAGCTGGGAGAGAACCTCGGCACCATCGGGGCCGACGGTCAGGCCAAGCCCGGGCGCCTCGCGGCCGTCAGCCGGAAACTGGTGGAGGCTGGATACCAGCTTGGGAACCACAGCTTCAGCCATGCGAACTTCGCCAAGCAGGATGACGCGGCGCTGAGGGATGAAGCTCTCCGCACCGCCGTGTTGCTCAAGGCTATACAGGGGGACGGCTCCCATCTATTCCGCTTCCCCTATGGGGCTCACTCAAGGACGGCCCTGGGCACCCTGGAAGGGATCCACTTGCGCTCCATGCTCTGGAACATCGACAGCCTGGATTGGGCCGATCCCGTGCCCAACTCCATCGCCGACCGCGTGTTCCGGGAAATCGACCGTGAGCAGCGCGGCATCGTGCTCTTCCACGACATCAATGCCCGTACGGTGAGGGCCCTTCCAGGCATCCTGGACCGGCTCATCGCCGATGGATACCGCTTCGCCACCTGGGATGGCACCGGCTTCAAAGTGGGGGAGGCCACGCTACCCGCCTCCGCCAAAACTGTCCCCACTACGGGCTACCGGGACAGCTGGGCCCTGGTGGTGGGCATCGACGAATACGCCAAGTGGCCCAAGTTGCAATACGCGGTGCGGGATGCGGAGGCGGTGCGCCGAGACCTAGTTGAGAAATTCGGCTTCGCCAAGGACCACGTCTTCATGTTGAAGAACCAGGAGGCCACCCGCGCCGCGATCCTGAACGTCCTCAATGGGCAGCTGGGCTCCAGCTCCCTCCAGCGGGACGACCGTGTCTTCGTGTTCTTTGCGGGCCACGGCGCCACGCGCAAGCTATCGTCGGGCCGGGATCTGGGTTACTTAGTGCCCGTGGATTCGGATCCCGCCAACGTAGCCACGGATGCCATCCCCATGACAGAGCTGCAGAACATCGCTGAAGCAATCCCTGCCAAACACGCGCTTTTCATCATGGACTCCTGCTACAGCGGCCTTGGGCTCACCCGGGGTGGGCCTTCTCAGAATTTCCTGAGGGAGAATGCCAAGCGCATCGGACGCCAGATGCTCACCGCCGGAGGCGCGGATCAGATGGTTTCCGATGGTGGACCTGGCGGGCACTCAATCTTCACCTGGACCCTGCTCCAGGGGCTTTCCGGCAAAGCGGATCTGAACGGCGATAGTTTCATAACGGCCACAGAGCTTGTGGCTTACATTGCCCCCGCCGTCTCATGTGTCTCCAAGCAGACGCCCGCGTTCGGCAGCCTCCCTGGTTCCGAGGGTGGCGAGTTCGTCTTCGAGCTCCCGGCGGAAAACGAGTTCCTGAGCCCCGGCACGAAGCAGCTTGAGAGCGCCGCCATAGCCCTAAACCAGAAGCTGGACGCCAGGTTTGAGATGATCAAGCAGCAAGGAGCGGCCAAGGCGCCTGCGCCGGTGATGGTAAAGACCCTCGAGGGTGGAGAGGCCAAGCTGGTGGCGGGCAAGCCCGTGGCTATGGCGCCGCGCCGGTCAGCCCAGCGAGCCAATGACCGGGGCCTCCAGGCCTTCAGGGAAAAGCGCTACGCAGATGCGGAAGCGGAATTCACGGAAGCCCTCAAGCTGAGGCCCGACTTCGCCCTGGCCGCAAACAACCTGGGCTTCGTCTACTACAAACAGGACAAGTTCGCTGAGTCCGTACGCTGGTTCGAGAATACGTTGCGAATGGACCCCTCCCGCGCCATCGCCTACTGCAACTTGGGTGACGCATACGCCAAGCTGGGTGACAAGGAAAAGGCTCGAAAGGCCATCCAAACCTTCCTTGAACTGGCCCCCAGTGCCCCCAACGCCGACTATGCCAAGGGCATGCTGAAGCAGCTGTGA
- a CDS encoding CocE/NonD family hydrolase — translation MKLSCAPFLMLPAVLAAQAPAANQVQERYTKREVLIRMRDGVRLFTSIYAPKDTSRTYPVLMQRTPYGVAPYGPDKFRRELGPSRRFMEEGFIFVFQDVRGRMMSEGSFTEMTPHKPRKAPRDVDESTDAFDTIDWLVKNLSTNGKVGLWGVSYPGFYAAAGMIDAHPALAAVSPQAPVTDIFEGDDDHHNGALFLSQAFGFQTFFGWPRPAPTQVWPPADRRFDPGTEDGYRFFLRSGSLEDLDKKFFKGEVKSWSDVVAHPNLDPYWKSRNLRPHLKDIKPAVLMVGGFFDDEDPFGPLQVDLALGRQSPRTERHLVMGPWYHGGWGVPAYRRLGNVDFGSEVSKHYQEAIEFPFFMRHLKGAPDPQLPKAMVFETGANRWERFDAWPPRESKAVALYFREDGALSLGSAAPSPGSESWISDPDRPVPYTQDVELDVSKEYVVEDQRFASRRPDVAVFQTEPLKEDLRLAGPIHARLKVSTSGTDSDWIVKVVDVYPDDAPDLAGPGKNEAGEPDKVRLGGTQQLLRAEVMRGKFRNSLEHPEPFVPGQPARVDFSLNDVCHTFKAGHRLMVQVQCTWFPLVDRNPQTFLRNGNPKAGDYRKATQRLHWGGEDGSRLVLGVLK, via the coding sequence ATGAAGCTGAGCTGTGCGCCATTCCTGATGCTTCCGGCCGTCCTGGCCGCCCAGGCGCCGGCGGCCAATCAGGTCCAGGAGCGCTACACCAAGCGGGAAGTGCTCATCCGGATGCGCGACGGCGTGCGCCTCTTCACGTCCATCTACGCGCCCAAAGACACTTCGAGAACCTACCCGGTGCTGATGCAGCGGACCCCCTACGGCGTGGCGCCCTACGGGCCGGACAAGTTCAGGCGGGAGCTGGGACCATCGCGGCGCTTCATGGAAGAAGGATTCATCTTCGTCTTCCAAGATGTGCGGGGCCGGATGATGAGCGAAGGCTCCTTCACTGAGATGACACCGCACAAGCCGCGCAAGGCTCCGAGGGACGTCGATGAGAGCACAGATGCTTTCGACACCATCGACTGGCTGGTCAAGAACCTTTCCACCAACGGCAAAGTCGGCCTGTGGGGCGTCAGCTATCCGGGTTTCTATGCCGCGGCGGGCATGATCGATGCCCACCCGGCCTTGGCGGCTGTATCGCCGCAGGCGCCTGTGACCGATATTTTCGAAGGCGACGATGACCATCACAACGGCGCGCTGTTCCTCAGCCAGGCCTTCGGATTCCAGACGTTTTTCGGCTGGCCCCGCCCCGCGCCCACCCAGGTCTGGCCGCCCGCGGACCGGCGCTTCGACCCTGGAACCGAAGATGGGTACCGCTTTTTCCTCCGCAGCGGCTCCCTGGAGGATCTCGATAAGAAATTCTTCAAGGGCGAAGTGAAGAGCTGGAGCGATGTCGTCGCGCATCCCAACCTCGACCCATATTGGAAATCCCGGAATTTGCGGCCCCACCTCAAGGACATCAAGCCGGCGGTGCTCATGGTGGGGGGATTTTTCGACGACGAGGATCCCTTCGGCCCGCTGCAGGTCGACCTGGCCCTGGGCCGCCAGAGTCCGCGCACCGAACGCCACCTGGTGATGGGTCCGTGGTACCACGGCGGATGGGGAGTCCCCGCATACCGCCGCCTGGGCAATGTGGATTTCGGTTCGGAAGTGTCCAAGCACTACCAGGAGGCCATCGAGTTTCCGTTCTTCATGCGCCATCTGAAAGGCGCTCCGGACCCCCAACTGCCGAAGGCGATGGTGTTTGAAACCGGCGCGAACCGTTGGGAGCGTTTCGATGCCTGGCCACCCAGAGAATCCAAGGCGGTGGCCTTGTACTTCCGGGAGGACGGGGCGCTGAGCCTGGGCTCGGCTGCGCCGTCCCCCGGCTCGGAATCCTGGATCAGCGATCCTGATAGGCCTGTGCCTTACACCCAGGACGTCGAACTGGACGTTTCAAAGGAATATGTGGTGGAGGACCAGCGTTTCGCATCGAGGAGGCCCGATGTGGCCGTGTTCCAGACCGAACCTCTCAAGGAAGACCTGAGGTTGGCGGGGCCCATCCACGCGCGCCTCAAGGTCTCCACCAGCGGCACCGACAGCGACTGGATCGTGAAGGTCGTGGATGTGTATCCGGACGATGCGCCGGACCTGGCCGGCCCCGGCAAGAATGAAGCGGGGGAGCCGGACAAGGTGCGGCTCGGGGGCACCCAGCAGCTCCTGCGCGCCGAAGTGATGCGCGGGAAGTTCCGCAATTCACTGGAGCACCCCGAACCCTTCGTGCCCGGCCAGCCGGCCCGGGTGGACTTTTCACTGAACGATGTGTGCCACACCTTCAAGGCTGGCCACCGCTTGATGGTCCAGGTCCAATGCACCTGGTTTCCGCTGGTGGACCGCAATCCCCAGACCTTCCTCCGCAATGGCAACCCGAAGGCGGGGGATTACCGAAAGGCCACGCAGAGGCTCCACTGGGGTGGAGAAGATGGATCGCGGTTGGTCCTGGGGGTGCTGAAGTAG
- the nadE gene encoding NAD(+) synthase translates to MRIALLQLNQRLGDPATNGAGIEAAYAKAVAEGAELVVTPELAMAGYLAEDRMWEAGLRTRVAEASRRLANLSGTVPLVLGTFSPSPTGRLFNELWWCQDGAIRQVVRKRLLPSYDVFEEHRWFEPSPELPKLIEHLGHRIGLSICEDLWADRNFSGAAVHYACDPIADLAGAGATLLLNASASPTMLGSWLPAGRTAPWAIASKEQQRKTLIQGLAKTHGMPLVYADRVGAESWLLFDGGSCLAQPDGTWQGGRRFTEGIVWVDTEAAGSSWPASPEEGPWLRDALHLGLRDNLAKQGLEAVVIGLSGGIDSSVVAAVAVDALGPDRVLGVALPTAYSSGESLSLAKDQADRLGIKFICLDADTPFAGAAAAMKGAFPDRAFTITDENLQSRARAMLLMALTSEPEVHTLLGTPRVAVLNTGNKSEAATGYFTLYGDGIGAFAILGDCLKARVYGLARELGDAITPGILSRVPTAELRPGQTDEASLAPYAVLDAILGAVIEAQRPEEGLADDLALLMEGADLESARKALPRILGLLRRTEFKRRQLPFNLKVSPKAFGQGRRIPLTAL, encoded by the coding sequence ATGCGAATCGCTCTGCTCCAACTGAATCAGCGGCTCGGCGATCCGGCCACGAACGGTGCGGGGATCGAAGCGGCCTACGCCAAGGCCGTGGCGGAAGGCGCCGAGCTGGTGGTGACGCCGGAATTGGCGATGGCCGGGTACCTGGCCGAGGACCGGATGTGGGAAGCCGGCCTGCGGACCCGGGTGGCCGAAGCATCCAGGCGATTGGCGAACCTCAGCGGGACGGTGCCTCTGGTCCTCGGGACCTTCAGCCCGAGCCCCACCGGCCGCCTGTTCAATGAATTGTGGTGGTGCCAGGACGGCGCCATCCGCCAGGTCGTCCGGAAACGGCTGCTGCCCAGTTACGACGTGTTCGAGGAACACAGGTGGTTCGAGCCTTCACCGGAACTGCCGAAGCTCATCGAGCATCTCGGCCACCGCATCGGCCTGTCCATCTGCGAGGACCTGTGGGCCGACCGCAACTTCAGCGGCGCCGCGGTCCATTACGCCTGCGATCCCATCGCTGATCTCGCCGGGGCGGGCGCCACCCTGCTGCTGAACGCCTCCGCCAGCCCGACGATGCTCGGCTCCTGGCTCCCGGCCGGCAGGACCGCGCCCTGGGCCATCGCATCGAAGGAGCAGCAGCGGAAGACCTTGATCCAGGGTCTCGCGAAGACCCACGGCATGCCCCTGGTCTACGCGGACCGGGTGGGTGCCGAGAGTTGGCTACTCTTCGACGGCGGCTCCTGTCTGGCGCAGCCGGACGGGACCTGGCAGGGCGGGCGGCGATTCACCGAAGGCATCGTGTGGGTGGATACCGAGGCGGCCGGGTCATCCTGGCCCGCCAGTCCGGAGGAGGGCCCATGGCTGCGCGATGCCCTTCACCTGGGTTTGCGGGACAACTTGGCCAAGCAGGGCTTGGAAGCAGTGGTCATCGGCCTTTCCGGCGGCATCGACAGCTCGGTGGTGGCAGCGGTCGCAGTGGATGCTCTTGGGCCGGACCGCGTCCTGGGCGTGGCTTTGCCGACGGCGTATTCCAGCGGCGAAAGCCTGAGCCTGGCGAAGGACCAGGCCGACCGCCTGGGGATCAAGTTCATCTGCCTCGATGCGGACACGCCTTTTGCTGGAGCAGCCGCAGCCATGAAAGGCGCCTTTCCGGACCGCGCGTTTACGATCACCGACGAGAACCTGCAGAGCCGGGCCCGGGCCATGCTGCTCATGGCCCTCACCTCGGAACCCGAGGTCCACACACTGCTGGGCACCCCGCGGGTCGCGGTGCTCAACACGGGCAACAAGAGCGAAGCTGCCACGGGCTACTTCACGCTGTACGGGGATGGCATCGGCGCCTTTGCCATCCTTGGCGATTGCCTGAAGGCCCGCGTCTACGGGCTGGCGCGTGAACTGGGAGACGCCATCACGCCGGGCATCCTCAGCAGAGTTCCCACCGCCGAGCTACGCCCTGGCCAGACCGACGAGGCGAGCCTCGCGCCCTACGCCGTGCTTGATGCCATCCTGGGCGCGGTGATCGAGGCGCAGCGACCTGAGGAAGGCCTCGCGGACGATCTCGCATTGTTGATGGAGGGCGCCGACCTGGAGTCCGCCCGAAAAGCCCTGCCGCGCATCCTGGGCCTCTTGCGCCGCACAGAGTTCAAGCGCCGGCAGCTTCCCTTCAATCTGAAAGTGAGCCCCAAGGCCTTCGGGCAGGGCAGGCGGATACCGTTGACGGCGCTTTAA
- a CDS encoding CocE/NonD family hydrolase → MPRVGLRLPLLLLPILSTVLPAQGLDYVKEHYSKREVMVPMRDGAALFTCIYTPKDTAKTYPFIMQRTPYSVAPYGEGKFKTDLGPTALFGKEGFIFVYQDVRGRFLSEGTFNNMTPHLENKTKPTDVDESSDTYDTIEWLLKNVTGNNGRVGMWGISYPGFYAAAGMIGAHPALKASSPQAPVTDWFTGDDFHRNGALWLPHGFNFMATFGLPRPKPTTEWGRRFEHGTPDGYDFFLNKMGALSNADPRFLHGQVAFWNEMMEHPDFDAFWQSRNLRPHLKDIKPAVLTVGGWFDAENLFGALQVHDKVGKQSPATTNFLVMGPWVHGGWNRTPGDKLGDVKFGARTSEYFQKEVEFPFFMHYLKDAPAPKLSTATVFETGRNVWRHLDQWPPRTAKSTEVYFQPGGRLGFAVPPQGGGFDEYISDPARPVPFWPGIDTGMVREYMVADQRFVSTRPDVLVFETSVLDKDLTVAGPIQVHLRVSVSGTDADFVVKVIDVWPDDYRDPDEKLPPRAKYSPLGGTEQMVRGEVMRGKFRDSLSKPEPFEPDVPTAVDYQLNDIFHTFRKGHRLMVQVHSTWFPLMDRNPQVFLDINKAKDSDFKKATIRLHHNRAQASSLVLPVLEP, encoded by the coding sequence ATGCCGCGTGTGGGTTTGCGTTTGCCTTTGCTGCTGCTTCCGATCCTGTCCACGGTCCTGCCGGCCCAAGGGCTGGATTACGTGAAGGAACACTACTCCAAGCGCGAAGTGATGGTGCCCATGCGCGATGGCGCGGCGCTGTTCACCTGCATCTACACGCCCAAGGACACGGCGAAAACCTATCCGTTCATCATGCAGCGCACGCCCTACAGCGTGGCTCCCTACGGGGAGGGCAAGTTCAAGACGGACCTCGGCCCAACGGCGCTCTTCGGAAAGGAGGGCTTCATCTTCGTCTACCAGGACGTCCGCGGCCGCTTCCTGAGCGAGGGGACCTTCAACAACATGACGCCGCATCTGGAAAACAAAACCAAGCCCACCGATGTGGACGAGAGCAGCGACACCTACGACACCATCGAGTGGCTGCTCAAGAACGTGACCGGCAACAACGGCCGCGTTGGCATGTGGGGCATCAGCTATCCGGGCTTCTATGCCGCGGCGGGCATGATCGGCGCGCATCCCGCGCTGAAGGCCAGCTCGCCGCAGGCGCCGGTCACGGACTGGTTCACCGGGGATGATTTCCATCGCAATGGCGCGCTCTGGCTGCCCCACGGATTCAATTTCATGGCGACCTTCGGATTGCCGCGCCCGAAGCCGACCACCGAATGGGGCAGGCGCTTCGAGCATGGAACGCCGGACGGCTACGATTTCTTCCTGAACAAGATGGGCGCGCTGTCGAATGCCGATCCGCGCTTCCTGCATGGGCAGGTGGCTTTCTGGAACGAGATGATGGAACACCCGGACTTCGATGCGTTCTGGCAGTCGCGGAACCTGCGGCCCCACCTGAAGGACATCAAGCCGGCGGTGCTCACGGTGGGCGGCTGGTTCGACGCTGAAAACCTCTTCGGCGCCCTGCAGGTGCACGACAAAGTGGGCAAGCAGAGCCCTGCCACCACGAACTTCCTGGTGATGGGCCCCTGGGTCCACGGCGGCTGGAACCGCACGCCTGGAGACAAGCTCGGCGATGTGAAATTCGGCGCGAGGACATCCGAATACTTCCAGAAGGAGGTCGAATTCCCCTTTTTCATGCACTACCTGAAGGATGCGCCGGCGCCCAAGCTTTCCACTGCGACGGTCTTCGAAACCGGACGGAATGTCTGGCGGCACCTGGATCAATGGCCGCCCAGGACGGCGAAATCCACGGAAGTCTATTTCCAGCCTGGCGGCCGGCTGGGATTCGCGGTGCCCCCCCAGGGTGGGGGATTTGACGAGTACATCAGCGATCCGGCCCGTCCCGTGCCGTTCTGGCCGGGCATCGACACTGGGATGGTGAGGGAGTACATGGTGGCCGACCAGCGGTTCGTGTCCACGCGGCCGGATGTGCTGGTGTTCGAGACTTCGGTGCTCGACAAGGACCTGACCGTCGCCGGACCCATCCAAGTCCACCTCCGGGTCTCAGTGAGCGGCACGGATGCGGATTTCGTGGTCAAGGTCATCGATGTGTGGCCCGACGATTACAGAGATCCCGACGAGAAACTCCCGCCGCGGGCCAAATACAGTCCCTTGGGCGGCACGGAGCAGATGGTGCGGGGGGAAGTGATGCGCGGCAAATTCAGGGATTCGCTTTCGAAGCCTGAACCCTTCGAACCGGATGTTCCGACCGCCGTGGATTACCAGCTCAATGACATCTTCCACACCTTCCGGAAAGGCCACCGCCTGATGGTGCAGGTCCACAGTACCTGGTTCCCCTTGATGGACCGCAATCCGCAGGTGTTCCTGGATATCAACAAGGCCAAGGATTCTGATTTCAAGAAGGCCACGATCCGCCTCCACCACAACCGGGCCCAGGCTTCGAGCCTGGTGCTGCCGGTGCTGGAGCCGTGA
- a CDS encoding crotonase/enoyl-CoA hydratase family protein, with protein MPDFTTLIVELQQGIARIRLNRPDKANSMDEAMWREIGEAFRWADATPEARVVVLSGNGRHFCSGIDLAMLMGVQQAIKDDCQGRAAEKLRGLILQLQDCLSSLERCRKPVLAAIHGACVGAGLDMVAAADMRYCTASAHFSIKEIDIGMVADVGSLQRLPKLVAPGLVREWAYTGRKVKAPEAAACGLVNQVFESDETMEAGVLEIAAQIAGKSPLSIRGTKEMLNYTRDHSVADGLAAIATWNAAMLVSEDIQAAMMAAMSKQAPVFRD; from the coding sequence ATGCCTGACTTCACGACTTTGATCGTTGAACTGCAGCAAGGCATCGCCAGGATCCGGCTCAACCGGCCGGACAAGGCGAATTCCATGGACGAAGCGATGTGGCGTGAGATCGGCGAGGCCTTCCGATGGGCCGACGCAACGCCGGAAGCGCGCGTGGTGGTGCTTTCGGGCAACGGGCGGCATTTCTGCTCGGGCATCGACCTGGCCATGCTCATGGGCGTGCAGCAAGCCATCAAGGACGATTGCCAGGGCCGCGCCGCTGAGAAACTGCGCGGGTTGATCCTGCAATTGCAGGATTGCCTCAGCAGCCTGGAGCGCTGCCGGAAGCCGGTGCTGGCAGCCATCCACGGAGCCTGCGTCGGGGCTGGGCTGGACATGGTGGCCGCCGCGGACATGCGCTACTGCACCGCAAGCGCGCACTTTTCCATCAAGGAGATCGATATCGGCATGGTGGCCGATGTGGGCTCGCTCCAGCGCCTTCCCAAGCTGGTGGCGCCAGGCCTGGTGCGGGAATGGGCCTACACCGGCCGGAAGGTCAAGGCCCCGGAGGCCGCCGCCTGCGGCCTGGTGAACCAGGTCTTCGAATCCGATGAAACGATGGAGGCCGGTGTCCTTGAAATCGCGGCCCAGATCGCCGGGAAATCGCCCCTCTCCATCCGCGGCACCAAGGAGATGCTCAACTACACCCGCGACCACAGCGTGGCCGATGGCCTCGCGGCCATCGCCACCTGGAACGCTGCCATGCTTGTCTCTGAGGACATCCAAGCCGCCATGATGGCCGCCATGAGCAAGCAGGCACCTGTGTTCAGGGACTGA
- a CDS encoding ergothioneine biosynthesis protein EgtB, whose amino-acid sequence MSGALPRYLAVRGKTTELSAPLTPEDQVVQAMPDASPTKWHLAHTTWFFETFILVPGLRDYRLFDPAYGFLFNSYYNAIGQRQPRNQRGLLTRPGLQEILAYRRHVDAAMEAFLQTSPGPDPALLELGLNHEQQHQELILTDIKYLLGSQPLKPAYRPAPTSAPTPAPPSKWIAFDEGLRAIGHGGKQFAFDNEGPRHKVFVNAFELASRPVSSGEYLEFMHDGGYAKPELWLSDGWDAVRAQRWDAPLHWRKSEEGWKVFTLQGEQELDPGRPVCHLSHYEADAYARWAGARLPTEFEWEAASGHPAPAQTSGDVWEWTASAYLPYPGFRIAEGAVGEYNGKFMSGQMVLRGGSVATPPGHIRPTYRNFFPPSARWQFSGLRLAR is encoded by the coding sequence ATGAGCGGAGCTCTCCCGCGGTACCTGGCCGTCCGCGGAAAGACCACGGAGCTGTCCGCGCCCCTCACGCCCGAAGACCAGGTGGTCCAGGCCATGCCCGACGCCAGCCCGACCAAGTGGCATCTGGCGCACACCACCTGGTTCTTCGAGACCTTCATTCTCGTTCCCGGTTTGCGGGACTACCGCCTCTTCGATCCCGCCTACGGCTTCCTCTTCAACAGCTACTACAACGCCATCGGCCAGCGCCAGCCGCGAAACCAGCGCGGCCTCCTGACGCGGCCCGGACTTCAGGAAATCCTCGCCTACCGGCGCCATGTGGATGCGGCCATGGAGGCCTTTCTACAAACTTCGCCCGGCCCGGACCCGGCACTCCTGGAGCTGGGCCTGAACCACGAGCAGCAGCACCAGGAGCTGATCCTCACCGACATCAAATACCTGCTGGGATCCCAGCCCCTCAAGCCCGCCTACCGCCCTGCCCCGACGAGCGCGCCGACCCCGGCGCCACCGTCGAAGTGGATCGCCTTCGACGAAGGCCTGCGCGCCATCGGCCATGGCGGGAAACAATTCGCCTTCGACAACGAGGGGCCACGCCACAAAGTTTTCGTGAACGCATTCGAACTCGCCTCGAGGCCCGTCAGCAGCGGGGAGTATCTCGAGTTCATGCATGATGGCGGCTATGCGAAACCCGAGCTGTGGCTTTCGGACGGCTGGGACGCCGTCCGCGCCCAGCGCTGGGATGCGCCGCTGCACTGGCGGAAATCCGAAGAGGGTTGGAAGGTCTTCACCCTCCAGGGAGAGCAGGAGCTGGATCCTGGGAGGCCGGTCTGCCATCTGAGCCATTACGAAGCGGATGCCTATGCACGATGGGCCGGCGCGCGGCTGCCCACGGAATTCGAATGGGAGGCCGCGTCGGGCCATCCAGCCCCCGCACAAACTTCCGGCGATGTGTGGGAGTGGACCGCCAGCGCCTACCTGCCCTACCCGGGCTTCCGGATCGCGGAAGGCGCCGTGGGCGAATACAACGGCAAGTTCATGAGCGGCCAGATGGTGCTGCGGGGCGGCAGCGTCGCCACGCCTCCGGGCCACATCCGCCCCACCTATCGGAATTTTTTCCCGCCTTCCGCGCGGTGGCAGTTCTCAGGATTGCGGTTGGCGCGGTAG